A genomic region of Parafrankia discariae contains the following coding sequences:
- a CDS encoding protein kinase, with translation MTFTDDSGDRLGRHGGEPVVPGILLHGRRYDAGAGEVWAGQVERLGVSVTVRYVRLPADSLLRAEALDEARSLLGVRHPHLASVVDVIRTPDGLAVVTEPVHEAVSLSRLLGARGRLDPGEVVTIGLPAAQALAEVHAAGLHHGGLTALDILLEPNGRPVLTGAGVAALTDPGVSTAEDVHDLADLLLGAMRQATGPDAAAVAVAVAMALVDDPRRRPSAAELAAGLARSATPLPVRMTGVAPGAAGVIEIDPESGRPVGGADATPVDQHDLLDPVESMGGDGARDGVGDGVGGSGAGGDRTDPWSAAEEEAWPGDPAPGGPAADDPGSAGDPPESAWPAGGDDPYGLYRAAGQVGPAEDDEPPSPAGPPRDGRTAPVEPADLVGSLRPPGQDRAGTRRRAGRAAAPARPRGASRSSAPGAARARRAAGERAGSRRRHPVLFPVLAGVGLVIVAVAALLLARDSGSDGTGQPAPAGSGAGTNPTATPVSGQTPEQAWRAVLDELNDARSRAFERADAAALTLADASGSAVLKADQDSIGAMAGRGAHSTPVRIQIVELTVREENADRVVLRVTETLAGYDFVDSVGTVLDSQPAGPPETKDLTLTRTEAGWRLAGSVRITPG, from the coding sequence GTGACCTTCACCGACGATTCCGGCGATCGGCTGGGGCGGCACGGCGGCGAGCCCGTCGTACCGGGAATCCTCCTGCACGGCCGCCGCTACGACGCCGGCGCCGGCGAGGTCTGGGCCGGCCAGGTCGAGCGGCTCGGCGTGAGCGTTACCGTCCGCTACGTCCGGTTACCGGCCGACTCGCTGCTGCGGGCCGAGGCCCTCGACGAGGCCCGGTCGCTGCTCGGCGTCCGCCACCCGCACCTGGCCTCCGTGGTGGATGTGATCCGCACCCCCGACGGCCTGGCCGTCGTCACCGAACCGGTCCACGAGGCGGTCAGCCTGTCCCGGCTGCTCGGCGCGCGGGGCCGGCTCGACCCGGGCGAGGTCGTCACCATCGGCCTGCCCGCGGCGCAGGCGCTGGCCGAGGTGCACGCGGCCGGTCTGCACCACGGCGGCCTGACCGCCCTGGACATCCTCCTCGAGCCGAACGGCCGGCCGGTTCTCACCGGAGCCGGCGTCGCGGCCCTCACCGACCCGGGCGTGTCCACCGCGGAGGACGTGCACGACCTCGCCGACCTCCTGCTCGGCGCGATGCGCCAGGCCACGGGGCCCGACGCCGCCGCGGTCGCCGTGGCCGTCGCGATGGCCCTGGTGGACGATCCGCGCCGCCGGCCCTCGGCCGCCGAGCTCGCGGCCGGGCTGGCCCGCAGCGCCACGCCGCTGCCGGTCCGGATGACGGGTGTGGCACCCGGGGCGGCCGGCGTCATCGAGATCGACCCTGAGTCCGGCCGGCCCGTCGGTGGCGCCGACGCCACCCCGGTCGACCAGCACGACCTGCTGGATCCCGTGGAGAGCATGGGGGGCGACGGCGCCCGTGACGGCGTCGGTGACGGTGTCGGCGGCTCCGGTGCCGGCGGAGACAGGACGGACCCGTGGTCGGCCGCCGAGGAGGAGGCCTGGCCCGGCGACCCGGCCCCGGGCGGCCCGGCCGCGGACGACCCGGGCTCCGCGGGCGATCCGCCGGAATCCGCGTGGCCCGCCGGCGGGGATGATCCGTACGGTCTGTACCGCGCGGCCGGCCAGGTGGGCCCGGCCGAGGACGACGAGCCACCGTCGCCCGCCGGGCCACCGCGCGACGGGCGGACGGCACCGGTCGAACCGGCGGACCTGGTGGGCTCGCTGCGTCCGCCGGGCCAGGACCGGGCCGGCACCCGCCGCCGCGCCGGCCGGGCCGCGGCGCCCGCCCGCCCCCGCGGCGCCTCCCGATCCTCGGCGCCGGGCGCGGCCAGGGCGCGCCGGGCCGCGGGGGAGCGGGCCGGCAGCCGGCGGCGGCACCCGGTGTTGTTCCCGGTGCTCGCAGGCGTCGGGTTGGTGATCGTCGCCGTCGCCGCGCTCCTGCTGGCCCGTGACTCCGGGTCCGACGGCACCGGTCAGCCCGCGCCCGCCGGAAGCGGTGCCGGCACGAACCCGACCGCGACCCCCGTCAGCGGCCAGACTCCGGAGCAGGCGTGGCGGGCCGTGCTCGACGAGCTCAACGACGCCCGCAGCCGGGCCTTCGAGCGGGCGGACGCCGCTGCCCTCACCCTCGCGGACGCGTCGGGCAGCGCCGTCCTGAAAGCCGACCAGGACTCGATCGGGGCGATGGCCGGTCGGGGCGCGCACTCGACACCGGTGCGGATCCAGATCGTCGAGCTCACGGTTCGTGAGGAGAACGCCGACCGGGTCGTCCTGCGGGTCACCGAGACGCTGGCCGGCTATGACTTCGTCGACAGCGTGGGCACCGTGCTGGACAGCCAGCCGGCCGGCCCGCCGGAGACCAAGGACCTCACCCTGACGCGGACCGAGGCGGGCTGGCGGCTGGCCGGGAGCGTACGGATCACCCCTGGCTGA
- a CDS encoding TIGR01777 family oxidoreductase yields MKVAVTGSSGLIGSALLPALRGDGHEVLTLVRRPPRDPSEVRWDPAAGTLDAAALAGVDGVVNLAGAGIGDHRWTTGYKQTLRTSRIDGTRLLAEALAGLDPGPRVLLSGSAIGWYGTNASPAGPALDETARPGTGFLADLARDWENATTAAQESGVRVVQVRTGIVLSGRGGTLRRLLPIFRIGAGGRLGSGRQWLSWISLADTVDALRFLLEADGVRGPVNLVAPTPVTNAEFTAALARALRRPAFAPVPRFALRLALGEFADEGPLASQRLAPAALVGAGFQFRHSDLAAALADAVHRGA; encoded by the coding sequence ATGAAGGTCGCCGTCACCGGCTCGTCCGGGCTGATCGGTTCCGCGTTGCTGCCCGCGCTGCGCGGGGACGGCCACGAAGTCCTCACCCTCGTCCGGCGCCCGCCGCGGGACCCGTCCGAGGTCCGCTGGGACCCGGCCGCCGGCACGTTGGACGCCGCCGCCCTGGCCGGCGTGGACGGCGTCGTGAACCTGGCCGGCGCCGGCATCGGCGACCACCGGTGGACCACCGGCTACAAACAGACCCTCCGGACCAGCCGCATCGACGGCACCCGGTTGCTCGCCGAGGCCCTGGCCGGCCTCGACCCGGGCCCGCGGGTCCTGCTCTCCGGCAGCGCCATCGGCTGGTACGGCACGAACGCCAGCCCGGCCGGACCGGCGCTGGACGAGACGGCCCGGCCCGGCACCGGTTTCCTCGCCGACCTCGCCCGTGACTGGGAGAACGCGACCACGGCGGCGCAGGAGTCCGGCGTCCGGGTGGTCCAGGTGCGCACCGGCATCGTCCTCTCCGGGCGTGGCGGGACGCTGCGCCGGCTGCTGCCGATCTTCCGGATCGGCGCCGGCGGCCGGCTGGGCTCGGGGCGCCAGTGGCTGAGTTGGATCAGCCTGGCCGACACCGTCGACGCGCTGCGCTTCCTCCTCGAGGCCGACGGAGTCCGCGGGCCGGTGAACCTGGTGGCGCCCACCCCGGTGACGAACGCGGAGTTCACCGCGGCGCTGGCCCGGGCCCTGCGGCGCCCGGCTTTCGCCCCGGTGCCGCGGTTCGCGCTGCGCCTGGCCCTGGGCGAGTTCGCCGACGAGGGGCCCCTCGCCTCCCAGCGACTCGCACCGGCCGCGCTGGTCGGCGCCGGCTTCCAGTTCCGCCATTCCGACCTCGCCGCCGCCCTGGCCGACGCCGTCCACCGCGGCGCCTGA
- a CDS encoding Type 1 glutamine amidotransferase-like domain-containing protein, protein MQILATSGGFRPDGRWGARVGPLLDHAIELAAPAGRPRLCLLQTALGDDQAAYARGYAALSRDRPDVVVSHLALFPMPNVADVRAHLLAQDVVWVGGGSVANLLAVWRAHGLDRIMREAWEAGVVLAGVSAGSLCWHTGGTTDSFGPDLRPVTNGLGLLPHSNTPHYDSEAARRPLYQRLVAAGTLPAGWATDDGAGLHFRGTELVEAVADRPDAHAWRVEPGPAGTAVETRVPTRLLPDRRAAADQAP, encoded by the coding sequence GTGCAGATCCTCGCGACGAGCGGCGGCTTCCGGCCCGACGGGCGGTGGGGCGCCCGGGTCGGACCACTGCTGGATCACGCGATCGAGCTCGCCGCCCCCGCCGGACGTCCCAGGCTGTGTCTGCTGCAGACCGCCCTGGGCGACGACCAGGCCGCCTACGCCCGGGGGTACGCGGCGCTGAGCCGGGACCGGCCGGACGTCGTGGTCTCCCACCTCGCGCTGTTTCCCATGCCCAACGTCGCCGACGTCCGGGCGCACCTGCTCGCGCAGGACGTCGTCTGGGTCGGCGGTGGCAGCGTGGCCAATCTGCTGGCCGTGTGGCGGGCGCACGGCCTGGACCGGATCATGCGCGAGGCCTGGGAGGCCGGGGTCGTCCTGGCTGGGGTGTCGGCCGGCTCGCTGTGCTGGCACACCGGCGGCACCACCGACTCGTTCGGCCCCGACCTGCGCCCGGTGACGAACGGGCTGGGCCTGCTGCCGCACAGCAACACCCCGCACTACGACTCCGAGGCCGCGCGCCGCCCGCTTTACCAGCGTCTCGTCGCCGCGGGGACGCTGCCCGCCGGGTGGGCCACCGACGACGGCGCCGGCCTGCACTTCCGCGGCACCGAACTCGTCGAGGCGGTGGCCGACCGGCCGGACGCCCACGCCTGGCGGGTCGAGCCGGGTCCGGCCGGGACGGCCGTCGAGACCCGGGTCCCGACCAGGCTCCTGCCCGATCGACGGGCCGCGGCGGACCAGGCGCCGTAG
- the sucB gene encoding 2-oxoglutarate dehydrogenase, E2 component, dihydrolipoamide succinyltransferase, producing the protein MSVSVTMPRLGESVSEGTVTRWLKKEGERVEADEPLLEVSTDKVDTEIPAPASGVLGSIKVNEDETVEVGVELAVIEDGAAGAASAAAPAEAPAAAPEPPPAPAPAAAAPPPPPAPPAPPAPAPAATPAAAPPPPPAPATPVPAQAPATVPDATADGLGRYVTPLVRKMAAELGVDLGAVTGSGPGGRITKQDIQDAAKSRGAAPAAPAAAPSAPAAPAAPAAPAAAQAPAAAPAARPAPAAASAAPAVPRGRTEKLTRLRSLVARRMVESLQVSAQLTTVVEADVTRIAKLRERAKANFQAREGVKLSFLPFFAVAACEALREHPGINSSIDLEAGTVTYHDSENLGIAVDTDRGLVVPVIHNASDLNLSGMARKIDELAARTRANQVSPDDLGGGTFTLTNTGSRGALFDTPIINQPQVAILGTGSVVKRPAVVTDPELGEVIAIRSKVYLALTYDHRIVDGADAARFLTAIASRLEEGAFEAELGL; encoded by the coding sequence CCGAGGGGACGGTCACCCGCTGGCTGAAGAAGGAAGGCGAGCGGGTCGAGGCCGACGAGCCGCTCCTCGAGGTCAGCACCGACAAGGTCGACACCGAGATCCCCGCCCCGGCATCCGGTGTGCTCGGCTCGATCAAGGTCAACGAGGACGAGACCGTCGAGGTCGGCGTCGAGCTGGCTGTCATCGAGGACGGCGCCGCGGGCGCCGCCTCGGCGGCCGCGCCCGCCGAGGCCCCCGCCGCCGCCCCGGAGCCACCGCCCGCGCCGGCACCCGCCGCCGCCGCGCCGCCCCCGCCGCCGGCTCCCCCGGCACCGCCCGCCCCCGCCCCGGCGGCCACACCCGCCGCGGCACCGCCTCCGCCGCCGGCTCCCGCCACGCCGGTGCCCGCGCAGGCCCCGGCCACCGTCCCGGACGCCACCGCCGACGGTCTCGGCCGGTACGTGACGCCGCTGGTCCGCAAGATGGCCGCGGAGCTCGGCGTCGACCTCGGCGCGGTCACCGGCAGCGGCCCCGGTGGCCGCATCACCAAGCAGGACATCCAGGACGCGGCGAAGTCCCGCGGCGCCGCTCCGGCCGCTCCGGCCGCGGCTCCCAGCGCTCCCGCGGCTCCGGCCGCGCCGGCCGCTCCCGCCGCGGCGCAGGCCCCCGCGGCCGCTCCGGCCGCCCGGCCGGCGCCCGCCGCCGCCTCCGCCGCGCCCGCCGTGCCCCGTGGCCGCACCGAGAAGCTGACCCGGCTGCGCTCGCTGGTCGCCCGTCGGATGGTCGAGTCGCTGCAGGTCAGCGCGCAGCTCACCACCGTCGTGGAGGCCGACGTCACGCGGATCGCGAAGCTGCGTGAGCGGGCCAAGGCGAACTTCCAGGCCCGCGAGGGTGTGAAGCTGTCGTTCCTGCCGTTCTTCGCGGTGGCCGCGTGCGAGGCGCTGCGCGAGCACCCGGGGATCAACTCCAGCATCGACCTGGAGGCGGGCACGGTCACCTACCACGACTCGGAGAACCTCGGCATCGCCGTCGACACCGACCGTGGCCTGGTCGTCCCGGTCATCCACAACGCCAGCGACCTGAACCTCAGCGGGATGGCCCGCAAGATCGACGAGCTGGCCGCGCGGACCCGCGCCAACCAGGTGTCCCCGGACGACCTGGGCGGCGGCACCTTCACGCTGACCAACACCGGCAGCCGCGGCGCGCTGTTCGACACGCCGATCATCAACCAGCCGCAGGTGGCGATCCTGGGCACCGGTTCGGTCGTGAAGCGCCCGGCCGTCGTCACCGACCCCGAGCTCGGCGAGGTGATCGCCATCCGGTCGAAGGTCTATCTGGCCCTCACCTACGACCACCGGATCGTGGACGGCGCCGACGCGGCCCGGTTCCTGACCGCGATCGCCAGCCGTCTCGAGGAAGGCGCCTTCGAGGCCGAGCTCGGGCTGTAG